Below is a genomic region from Deinococcus sp. YIM 77859.
GCCCATTCCTGAGCACCACACCCTCGCTCCCGTCGAAATTGCGCGTGGCATACGTCGCCTTGCAGAACACGCTGACGCTGCAAACCTCTTCCCACACAATGACCGTGCGCTTCGCGGTCACGCCCAGAAAGGCCGCCTGCGGAACCGAGCGGCAACGGTAGGTCACGTCGCTGAGCTGGAACTCGCTCGCCTGCACCGTGCGCGGGGCCATGGCCTGTGCGTCTTTGCCATCCTTGAGGCGCAGGTGCCCCTGAACCGTGGCCGCACCGTTTTTCCAGAACAGGGGCAAGAAGCCCGGCTCATGGTTGGGATGGGTGCGGCCCAGCGTGGCCTCGAAGCGCGAAAAATCGGTGAGCCCTGCACGGCTTTTCCCCCAGACGAGCAATTGTGTCCGTGGGGGTCCGTCCTCGTTGGGCCCCGGCCACTGCAACTCCGTGAGGGCGATGACCGCCTCGGGCGCGTCGCACCACGCAAAAACAGGCTGCACCTTCCCACCCACGTTCACGTAAGACCGCACTTCAGACTGTCCCGGTGCAGCGAGGGCCAGCGTGGGGAGATTCAGGGCCAGCAGAAAGGAAAAGCGCCTCATACCCTCAGCTTTCACCAGGGCCATGAACGTTTTCCCCGCTGCTGCCGTGTCCTTCACCGCCCGTCCCATTCTCCCTCCCTCGCCTCCTGGCCGGTGATGGGCTCGGCGGCCTCGTCCTCCTCCTGGATGTCGTTTTCCAGCACGCCCAGGCCCTCGACCGAGAGATGCATCACGTCGCCGGGGTGCACGTGGGAGATGCCCTTGGGGGTGCCGGTCAGGATCACGTCGTCCTTTTGCAGGGTCATGAAGCGGCTGATGTGTTCGATCAGTTCGGGGATGGAAAAGATCATGTCGCGCGTGGAGCCCTGCTGCCGCAGCTCGCCGTTCACGTGCGCGGTGAGCGTGAGGTCGTGCGGGTCCGCGATCTCGTCGGCGGTCACGTAGTAGGGCCCCAGCGGCCCGAAAGTGTCCCAGCCCTTGCCGCGCAGGGGCGGGCGGAAGGTGTTCGTCACGTAGTCGCGCACCACCAGGTCATTCCCGATGGTATAGCCGCCCACGTAGTCGAGCGCGTCTCGTGCCTTTACCCGGCGAGCGTCGCGGCCGATGATCACGCCGAGTTCAACCTCGTAGTGCATGAACTGGGCGCCGCGCGGATAGATCACGGTACCCCGGTGCGGGAGCAACGTGGTGTTGGGCTTCCAGAAGAGGGCGGGTTCTTTGGGCTGCGTCAGGCCGAGTTCACCCGCGTGATCGTGATAGTTCAGGGCGAGGGCGATCACTTTGGGAGGGTCGACGGGCAAGCGAAACTGGACGGCCTCAGGGTCGTGGGCGACACCGGCGGCGTCGATGAGCTGGCCGTCTTGCAGGTGGCCACTCAACGAGCGCCCCCCAGCGATAAAGCGGGCGAGTTTCAAGGGTGGACTCCGTTCATGTGACCTCCGGAAAGGGAGGAAGAGCTCTTGGGTTGTCGGCGCCTCAGCATAGGCCACCCGGTTCAGGAGGAAAATGGTGTGCGGGTGCATCCAGCCTCGCGCGCCTGTACTTTTGAACAAAGCCCCGCTCCGGAATGGGGGGGCCAGCATCTGGCAGGATGATGGGATGTCCGGCGACTTTCCTGCCACGTCACCCGAGGCGGTCGGCCTCGACGGGGACCAGCTCCTCGCCGCCGATGAGCGCATTCGGCGCGAGCTGCCGCACGTCACCAGCCTGCTTGTGGCCCGCCGCGGCCGCCTGGCCTTTGAGCGGTACTACGGTCCCGGTGCGGCGCGGCGGCAGGACACCCAGTCGGTGACCAAGAGTGTCCTGGCGCTGCTGACCGGGATCGCTCTGGAACGGGGCCTCCTGGCGGGGCTCGATCAGCCGGTGTTGCCGCCGGGGACGGCGGTGCGTGACCTGCGCTGGCACGAGGTGACCCTGCGGCAACTGCTCACCATGACGGCGGGCCTGCCCTCCGAACTGACCGACCCGGCCTACGACGAGGCATGGATGGCGAGCGCCGACCCCGTTCGCTTCGCGCTCGAGCAGGTTCTGGTGGACGGACCGGGCCGCGCCTTTCGCTATTCCAACGCGGGGGCGCACGTTCTCGGCGCGGTCCTGGCGCGGGCTGCCGGGCAGGACCTGGCAGCGTTTGCGCAGGCGGTTCTGTTCGGGCCGCTCGGCCTCGCGCCGCCCGCCTGGGCACGTGACCCCCAGGGGCGGCCTTTTGGGAATGGTGGTCTGCACCTGACCCCCCGCGAACTGCTCTGTCTGGGCCAACTGGTGCTGGGCCGGGGGGAGTGGCGGGGGCAGCGGCTGCTTCCGGAGGGCTGGGTGGAGGAGGCAACACGCGCGCACGTGGAGGGCTATGCGTGGATGGAGGGCCTCCCCGGCTACGGCTTCCTGTGGTGGACGGCCCGTGAGGGAGACACCGAGGGCTGGTACGCGACCGGCTACGGCGGGCAGTACGTGGCCGTCTTTCCCGAACTGGACCTCGTGGCGGTGATGACGGGGAGGGTGGAGCCCCACCCGAGCCACCGGCACATCATCGCGGGCGACGTGCGGGAAGCGGCGCGCTGAGACGGGCCGTCAGCTCACGGCAAAACCACTTGCGGCGCTCTGTTGGCCAAGAAGCGCCAACCCCGCTTCTGCCACCTCCTCGGGCGCGATGTCCAGGCACTCCAGGTGGAAGGGGCACTGAAAGGCGTAGCAGGGGTGGCACGGCGTGGGGCGGCGCAGCAGGAGGGCGGGCGTGCGGCGGGGCCGCCACTGTGACTCGTAGTCCGTGCCGGAGTAGGTGACCAGCACGGGCGTCCGGACGGCATCCGCGAGGTGCAGGGCGGAGGTGTTGTTCGTGAGCACCAGCCGCGCCTCAGCGATCAGGGCGGCAAAGGTGGGGAGGTCCGTCTTGCCCAGCAGGTCCACGCCCAGCTCACCCAGCTCGGCCAGCAGAGCCTGACGGCGTTCGCGGTCCTTGGCCACGCCGGTAACGACCACCCGCAGCCCCGCTCTTTCGGCGATCAGCCGGGCGGCGCGCGCCGCGCGCTCGGGCGGGTAGGTGCGGGCCGAGCAGCTGGCAAAGGGGTTGAGCAGCAGGGAGGGTCCGGGAAGGAGGGCCGCGGCCTGACGGCGAGCCTCCTGCGGGATGTGGACCTCGAGTGACCGGTCCCGTACGGGGAGGCCGACCGCCTCCAGCAGACGCAGGTTCCGTTCGACCTGATGCTCCGCTTCCGGGGTGGGAGAGGCCGGCTCGTGGGTGAGGAGGCCGGGTGCGCGCTCCTTTGCTTCGCCCAGGCGCAGCGGGATCCCCGCGAGGAGGCAGGCGAGGGCCGCCGGGTGCGGCGTCTGACTGAAGGAGGTCAGCAGCACCGCCGCGTCAAAGCGCCGCTCGCGCAGCAGCCCGATCAGCTCCAGCTCGCGTGCCGGGTCGCACCTGCCGCCGCCCAGTTGCTGCCACATCGCCCGCCACACGATCACGTCGTCCACCCAGGGGAGCAGCGGCACCGCGTTCGCGCCCGCCGGGCTGACCATCAGTGTGAGGCGAACGCCGGGCAGGGCTTCCTTGAGTGCCCGCAGGACGGGGGCGGTCATCACCACGTCGCCGATGTTGTCTAGGCGCATCACCAGCAGGTTCTTCAGGTTGGCCCAGGCCCCGTTCATACCTCCAGCACCTTTGGCGCGTCCACCTCACGGTTGGGGAGGGTGGTCGGAAGTTCGAGGTGGTAGACGCCGGAGGGCATCACGCCGCAGCCGCCGAAGCGGGCCATCACCCGCCCCTGTGCGAGGACGTCTTCCCCCGCGTGTTCCTCGGGCAGCTCGCGCCAGAAGCCGAAGCCACCCACGGCCTCCAGGCACGCGCGGTCGTAGAGGACGCAGCCACCGACCCACGCCACCTTGTAGAGGCGGGTCTGCTCGGGCGTGGGGGCAAACCGCTCCTGCACGTGCAGCAGGTTCGCCGCGTTGTGCAGTTGATAGCGTTCCCAGGCGGGAGTACCGGGCCGCACCGTTTCCGGCGTGACGGGGCCCTCCCAGAACTCCACCGCCTGCTGATGGGGGCGCACGTCCGCGCGGTAGCTCAGCCCGATCACCGCGCTGCCGACAAAACCGCACCGCTCGCGCCGAATGGCCCCGAGCAGCTGCTTCACCACCCAGGTTTCTAGAATGAGGTCGTCGTCGAGGAACAGCACGTAGGGCGCGCGTCCCTGTTCCAGCAGGAACTGGCGCTGTTCGGCCATCCCGCGCCGGGGGAGATGCCGGTGAACCTCCACCGGGCAGCCGTGCAGGTCCAGCACCCGCAGGGCGGTCTGCACCTCGGGCCGTTCCGTCGCGGCCCGCTCGCCCTGATCGGAAATCACCACCCGGAAGGGCTGCGCGGTCTGCGCGGTCAGGCTGGTCAGCGTGGCGGCAAGCGCCCCCGGACGGTCACAGGTTGGAATCAGAATGTCCAGGGTGGTCATGGGACGCGCTCCAGCGGGGTAGGCGTCAGCAGGTCCAGCGCCGCCGCGACGACCTCCTCCGGCGTCACGCCGCGCAGACAGAGGTGGTGGCCGGTGCGGCAGACCGAGCTGTAGCACCACCGGCAGGGCACGTCGTGCGAGAGGACACGCGACGGCACCTGCCAGGGCGTGTGCTGCGGGTTGGTGAGGGCGTAGAGGTCCACGACGGGTGTGCCCAGCGCGGCGGCCATATGCGCCGGGCCGGTGTTGTTCGTGATCAGGAGGGGTGCGCGCGCGATCAGGGCGGCCAGTTCCTCCAGCCCCAGGTCCCCGGCGAGCGAGTGCCCCACCCCACCCGCCATCCGCCGGATGTCCGCGATCAGCTCGGCTTCGCCGCCGCTTCCGGTCAAGAGGAGGGTGAGGCCGCGCCCCGCCAGGCGCCGCGCGACCTCCGCAAAGGACTCCGGCGGGTAGCGCCGTGAGGGGGCGGTGGCTCCCGGATGAATCACGGCCCAGGGCCGGGCGAGATTCACGCCCAGCGCGGCCAGCCGCTCGTCCACCCGCAGTGCCGCCCCGGGCGAGAACCTCAGGGAGAGACGCGTGTCGGGCGTGACGGCCCCTATGCTCGCCACCAGATCAAGCTGGCGCTGAACCTCGTGACGAGTCCCCCCTTCAGGTTCGGTTTCGCGCACCCAGTTCGTCAGCAGCCCATAGGGGTTCTCGCGGCAGTGGGCCAGCCGCAGCGGGATGTCCGCCAGAAAACACAGCAGCGCCGAGGGCAGCGGGTTTTGGCTGTACACCGTGAAGATGGCGGCGGCTTCGAAGTCCTGACCCCGCAGCCGGTGGATCATCTCTAGGTCCGGCGCGCTGCTTGCGCGGGGTGGCGTGGCCTTGAGCCAGGGGGCCTCGTACACAATCACCTCGTCGATTTCGGGCACCAGGCGGGCGACGGCGGCGCCGGGGGGCGAGGTGAGCAGGGTGACGCGGCGCCCCCGCGCGCTGGCCTTTAGCGCCCGCAGGGCCGGGGTGGTCATCAGCACGTCGCCCAGGGTGTCCAGGCGTACGGCGAGGACGTTCCGAGCGTCTGACCAGTCCGTCATCAGTCTCCCGTCGCGTAGGCCCGCCGCACCCGCTCGATGATGCCAGTGGTGGAGCGGTCCTCCAGGTAGGGGAGGAGCCGCACCTCGCCGCCCAGCGACTCCACCAGCGGGGCTTCCGGCAGCGTCTCGCGGGTGTAATCGCCGCCTTTGACGTACACGTCGGGGCGCAGTGCCTCGATCAGCCGCGCCGGGGTGTCCTCGCTGAAGGTGACGATGTAATCCACGCCGCTCAGTGCGGCGAGCACCTGCGCGCGGTCCTCGGCGGGGTTGATGGGACGGCTCGGGCCCTTTAGGCGGCGCACGCTGTCGTCGTCGTTCAGACCGACCACCAGCACGTCCCCCAGCGCCTTGGCCTGGTTGAGGTACGTGATGTGCCCGCGGTGCAGCAGGTCGAAGCAGCCGTTGGTAAAGACGATGCGGCGCCCCTCCCCGCGCAGCGCCTGGATACGGGCCACGAGCGCTTCCCGGTCCAGTACCTTGCTCTCGGCGGTCAGGAAGTCGCGCAGTTCGGCGACTGTGCAGGCGGTGGTCCCGCCCCGTCCCACCACCACCGTTGCGGCGGCGGAGGCGAGGTCGGCCGCCGCGGGTGTGTCGGCCCCGGCAGCAAGCGCGAGCGCGAGTGCACTCACGAAGGTATCCCCGGCCCCGGTCGCGTTCGCGTTTGGGTGCGGCTGGGTAAAGGTGCGGTAGGCAGGTTGTCCCCGCTCGAACACCAGCGCTCCCTCCACGTCCAGCGTCACGGCCACGATGCGCGCCCCCGTCTTTTCCAGTACGGCTTCCTCCCAGCTCGCCACCTGTGCCAGCCGTTCTTCCGGAGGGTACCGCGGAGGTTCGTGCAGCAGTGCCAGGGCCTCCCCGTAGTTGGGTTTTGCGGCGGTCACCCCCACATCCCGGTAGCGTCCGAGTTCCTTGGCGTCGGCCACCAGCACCCGGGGGGCACGCGCCTGTTCCTCCGCGAGCGCCCCGATCACCCGTGGCGTGAGGATGCCGTACCCGTAGTCGGAGACGATCACGGCGTCAGCACGGCGGAAGGCGGCGCGCAGGCGCTCGAGCAGGGCTTCCTCGTCCGCTCCGGTCACGCCCTGCTCGGTGCCCCGGTCAAGCCGCAGCAGGATCTGCGAGGCGGCCATCACCCGCTGCTTGACCAGCGTTTCGCGCTTGGCCGAGCGCACCACGCCGGAGGTGTCCACTCCGGCTGCGGCAAGGCGCGCCAGCAGGAGGTCACCTTCTGTGTCCGCCCCGACCACCGACAGGAATTCGACGGCCGCGCCCAGCGTCTGGGCGTTCACCGCCGCGTTGGCGGCCCCGCCGGGTACGTCATGTCGCCCGTGCAGCGCCACGATGGGTACCGGGGCCTCGCGGCAGAGGCGGTCGGCAGTGCCGTACAGGTAGCTGTCCAGCATCGCCTCACCGATCACGGCCACCCGCAGGTGGCGGAACTCCTCAAGGTGTTCTAAGAGCATCGGCCCTCCCTTCCTCCTGTGCAGTCAGAATCGCGGTCGCCACTTCCGGCCAGGTGCTCGCGTGGGCGTGCGGCGTTCGCTCCGGCCCCGGCACCCACTGGGTCTCGCCGCCCGTGTCGAGCAGCACCGTGCGGCACCCGGCCCGCCGCCCCGCCTCCACGTCGTTCAGGATGTCCCCCACCATCCACGAGGCACCCAGGTCGAGGTCCAGCTCAGCGGCGGCGCGGCGCAGCAGTCCCGGCCGCGGCTTGCGGCAGTCGCAGTCCCGCGCGTACTCCGCGACCGCGCCCCCCGGATGGTGCGGGCAGGCGTAGAAGCCTGCGAGGGGCACCCCCTCGGCGGCGAGCAGCTCGCGCAACCGCGCCTCCACACCTTCCAGCGCCGACGCGGGAAAGAGGCCGCGCGCCACGCCCGACTGGTTGGTCACGACGACCAGCGCGAAGCCTGCCCCGTGCAGCGCCCGCAGCGCCTTCCCCACGCCGGGACTCAAACGGATCAGCGCCGGGTCCACGTTGTAGGGCACGTCCGGGATCAGCGTGCCGTCTTTATCCAGGAAGACAGCCCGCCTCACGGCCAGGAAGTCTCGCGCAGGGGGATGACGGTCATCTCGGGAACGACGGTGCCTTCGGGCTGGAGCAGCACGTAGCGCACGGCCTCGGCCACATTGCGCGGGTCTTGCAGGTTCTCCAGCGGCGTGTCGGGGAAGCGTTCGAGGATAAAGGGCGTCTGCATCCCGCCCACCACCATCGCGGTGACCCGGACGCCGTGGGGCCGGGCCTCGACGTGCAGCGCGTGGCTGAAGCCCAACAGGCCCCACTTGCTCGCGTGGTAGGCCGTCGCGTTCGGCCAGGCGCGTTTGGCGGCGGTGGAGGTGATGTTCACGATGGCCCCGCGCCCACGCGCCTTCATGGCCGGGAGCGCGGCCCGCGACAGCAGGAACGGCCCGCGTAGGTTGACGTCCAGCACCCGGTCGATGTCCGCCACGCTGAGTTCCTCGATGGCGACAGTCACGTCGGTTCCGGCATTGTTGATCAGGATGTCGAGGTGACCGCATTCCTCTTCGAGCTGCTGAACGGCCCGTTCTAGGGCGTTCTCGTCGCGCACGTCGAGCGGGATGGCGCGGACCTGGTGCCCGGCTTGGGTCAGCTCATTCGCCAGCTGCTCGGCCTGGGGAAGCTGAATGTCGGCGGCGAATACCTGCGCACCCGACTCGGCGAGGACGCGGCAGATGGCGGCGCCGAGGCCACTGCCGCCCCCGGTCACGAGGGCGACCTGACCGGCGAGGGACCGGCTGAAGTCGGCGTGGGGTTGGGTCTGTGGATGCTGGGTCTGGGTCATACATTCGCTCCTTTGCGGGCGCCAAGCGGGGCGGCGATGAGGGGTGAGGTGGGCGGACTGAGGCGCGCGGTGGCCGGCAGCTGAGCGGCAAGCGCTGCGCCCAGTCTCTCCTCCACGCGTTCGCAGATCAGGTGCAGCGCGAGGATGTGGACCTCCTGAATGCGCGGCGTGTCGCTGCTCGCGACCATAAGGGGCAGGTCGGCCAGGGCGAGCGCGTCCCCGCCCCGCCCGCCCAGCAGCGCGACAGTGGTCAGGCCCCGAGCACGGGCGGCCTGAAGCGCCGCGACCACGTTGGGTGACCGTCCGCTCGTGCTGATCGCGAGCAGCAGGTCGCCCTCGCCGCCGAACGCTTCCACCTGCCGGGCGAACACGTCGTCAAAGCCCACGTCGTTCGCCCAGGCGGTGAGCATGGCGGTGTCGGCGGTGAGGGCCAGCACGGGCAGCCCCCGGCGTCCGTCCACCCGGAAGCGCCCCACCAGTTCAGCGGCAAAGTGCTGCGCGTCGGCGGCGCTTCCGCCGTTGCCGCACACCAAGACCTTGCCTCCACGCCCAAAGCATTCGCTGATCGCTTCCGCCGCTGCCTCGATCTGCGGTCCCAGCTCCTGGCGCGAGTGGGTCAGGGCCGTGATCAGCTCCTGGAAGCCCCGCTCGACGGTGCTGGACACGCTCGGCAGGCCCTGGGGTGTTCGCCCCGCTTCCCGCCCGACCTCGCGGTACACCTCGGCGAGCTGCCGCGCCACGCCCTCCCAGGTGAAGTGGGTTCGCACCCGCAAGAGGGCCGCTTCGCCCATCCGTTCTCGCAGCGGCGCATCGGCCAACAGCTCGGCCAGCCGCCGCCCCAGCGCGTCCGGGTCGCGCGGTGGCACGAGGTAGCCCGTCTCGCCGTCAACCACGGTGTGCTGAATGCCGCCCACCCGGGCGCCCAGCACCGGCGTGCCGCAGGCCATCGCCTCCAGCGGCGTGATGCCAAAGGGCTCGTACCACGGAACGCTGATAAACACGTCGGCCGCGCTGTAGTAGTCGCGCAGGGCCGAGCGGTCCCGGCTCCCGGTGAAGATCACCCGGTCCGCCACTCCCTCCTCCCGGGCGACGGCCTGGAGGCGGCCCAGTTCGGGCGTAAGCCGGGGATCAGGGTCAGGGCTGTTGCCGCCGACAACGAGCAGGCGGGCAGGCTGCTGGAGCTGCCGCATCGCCCGCGCAAAGCCCCGGATCGCGTCGTCCACGCCCTTGCGCGGCACCATACGGCCCAGTTGCAGCACGGTGAGCTCATCGGGGTCTAGACCCAGCCGCCTGCGCGCCTCGCGGCGGCCCTGCGGGCTGAACTCGCTGGGGTCAAAGCCGCAGGGGACCGTAACGATGCGGGCAGGGTCCGCCCCGTACAGCTCACGGAGGTCCGCCTCATCCTGCGGGCACTCCGCGACGATCCGGTTGGCCTCGCGGACCAGCCGCTCCTCGATGGCAAAGCGGTCGTCCGGGAAGCCGTCCGCCTCGCCCTGGTGGAGCCGGCGCACCTTGCCCAGCGCGTGAAAGGTGATCACGAAGGGCAGGCCCAGCTGCCGCCCCAGGTCGGCGGCCACCAGGCCCGACATCCAAAAGTTGGCGTGCAGCAGGTCGTACCCACCCTCCCGGGTCAGAAAGTCGGCCATCAAGCGCGTGAAGTCGGGCATCAGCGGGAGGAGGTGTTCCTTGGGAATTGCCGCCGCCGGACCCGCCGGAACGTGCACCACCCGTACGCCCGGCACCCACTCCAGCACTTCTGGCAGATGGGGGGCGTCGCGGCGCGTGAACACGTCCACCGCGTACCCCAGCCGCGCGAGGTGCCGCGCGACCTGCGCCACGTACACGTTCTGCCCACCCGCGTCGGTCCCGCCCAGGGCGGCCAGCGGTGAGGCGTGCTCGCTGATGAGGGCGATCCGGTTCACCGAGCACCTCCCACCAGCGCCCTGCGCCCGGCCACCTCACGGAAGGTCGTGTCCCAGTCGCGGGCAAAGCGTTCGATCGAGAAACGTTCGCGGGCGACTTCCCGCGCCCCTGCGCTCAGCCGCCGCGCCTCCCCGGGGTCTTCGAGCAGCTGCCGCATGCGCTCAATCAGCCGCCGCACGTCGGTGTCCACGTAGCCGTTCACGCCGTTCTGCACGGCGGTGGCCATCTCGGTGGTCGCCAGGCCGATGATGGGCAGGCCCAGCATCATCGCCTCGCAGACCGCCAGGCCCAGACTCGTGTAGCGGATCGGGTTGAAGAAGAAGCGGTAGGGAGCTGAGAAGGCGGGGAGGTCGTTCAGCGGGATGTTCCCCAAGCCGCCCACCGCCTGTGAGTCCATACCCACCAGGTCGAGCGGAATGTCCTGCCGCACCCGCTCGAACACGTCCGCGCCCAGGCGCCGCCCGCGCTTTTGCAAGCCGTTGACCACCGTCAGGCCGCGCGCTTTTTCCCCCGTCCACTTCGGGCCGGGGTCAGTCACGCCGTGCTCGATCACCCGGGTCGGCGTGCGCCCGCTGTCCCACATCAGGTCGTTAAAGGGCGTCACGTGGACGAGCAGCATCTCGGGGTCATCCACCGGATGCCGGGTGTCGGTGGGCGTCTCGCGCGGCGGATCGTGTTCGAGATAGATCCGGGGCAGTCGGCGCTGTTCGGGCGAGAGGAGCTCGAACTGATCCTCGAGGTAGTTCTTGCGCGACTGGAAGAGAATGGCGTCAAACTGCCCCCGCGGCACCTCTTCCGCCGGAACGTCGTGTACGTTCTCGCCCCAGCGAAAGTTGCCCGCGCGTCCGCCGTACCCCTCGGGGCGGCCCGGCTTGACGGGAAGGTAGAACTCGTGCGGCGCTTGCGTGAGGTAGTACAGGTAACTCCCGTGAACGTGCCAGGTCAGAATCCTCAGGGGGCGCATCTCAGCTCCTTTCGTGGATGAGGGCTTGGAGGAGGTCCGTTCCCGCTTTGATCCAGTGCGTGAGGGTCTGTCCGCCGAACTCGGCCGACACCCCAACCCGCACCGGTATTCCGGCCAGCGCACACAGGTACCCCAGCCCGTGCGGCGAGTCGCCGGGCTGACCGAGGATGAGGGCCGCGTCGAAGCGGGCGGCATGCAGCAGCGGGGGCAGCTCGGCCGTCCAAAAGGTTTCGGGGGCCAGGACTCCAGCGGCCCACTCCGGCACGTTGTGCCGTTCAGGGGCAGGCACGAGCAGCGTGAGTTCTGCTCGCGGCCAGGTGGCCCGGCAGGCCCTCAGTGTGGGCCGCAGGGCGGTGAGATCGCCCGTGCAGGCGAGGAGCACCCGCTGCCAGGACTCAGGCAACACAGCTCGGCTCCCCGCGCAGCACCTCGTCCATTGACGTCAGGACAGCGTCCAGATCGTCCCCGACAATCACGCGGTGCCGCTCGCGGTCAAGGGGTGCCCAGCGCGCGGGGTCCGAAGCGAGGAACACGACGACGCTGGGCGTGCGGGTGGCAGCCGCAAGGTGCGAGACACCCGTATCACCGCTCACCAGCAGCCTGGCCCCCGCGAGCAGGGCGGCCAGGCTGCCCAGGTCTGTCTGTCCGGTCAGGTCCAGCATGTCTCCTGTGAGCGCCTCCCGCACCGCCCGCGTCAGTGCGGCCTCGCCGGCGGTTCCGGTCAGCACCACGCGCAGCCCTTGCCCGGCTAGCCGTTCGGCCACCGCCGCAAACCGCTGGGGGGGCCAGCGTCGCTCGGGTCGGCTGGCCCCCGGGTGCAAGACGG
It encodes:
- a CDS encoding fumarylacetoacetate hydrolase family protein — its product is MKLARFIAGGRSLSGHLQDGQLIDAAGVAHDPEAVQFRLPVDPPKVIALALNYHDHAGELGLTQPKEPALFWKPNTTLLPHRGTVIYPRGAQFMHYEVELGVIIGRDARRVKARDALDYVGGYTIGNDLVVRDYVTNTFRPPLRGKGWDTFGPLGPYYVTADEIADPHDLTLTAHVNGELRQQGSTRDMIFSIPELIEHISRFMTLQKDDVILTGTPKGISHVHPGDVMHLSVEGLGVLENDIQEEDEAAEPITGQEAREGEWDGR
- a CDS encoding serine hydrolase, which translates into the protein MSGDFPATSPEAVGLDGDQLLAADERIRRELPHVTSLLVARRGRLAFERYYGPGAARRQDTQSVTKSVLALLTGIALERGLLAGLDQPVLPPGTAVRDLRWHEVTLRQLLTMTAGLPSELTDPAYDEAWMASADPVRFALEQVLVDGPGRAFRYSNAGAHVLGAVLARAAGQDLAAFAQAVLFGPLGLAPPAWARDPQGRPFGNGGLHLTPRELLCLGQLVLGRGEWRGQRLLPEGWVEEATRAHVEGYAWMEGLPGYGFLWWTAREGDTEGWYATGYGGQYVAVFPELDLVAVMTGRVEPHPSHRHIIAGDVREAAR
- a CDS encoding glycosyltransferase family 9 protein → MNGAWANLKNLLVMRLDNIGDVVMTAPVLRALKEALPGVRLTLMVSPAGANAVPLLPWVDDVIVWRAMWQQLGGGRCDPARELELIGLLRERRFDAAVLLTSFSQTPHPAALACLLAGIPLRLGEAKERAPGLLTHEPASPTPEAEHQVERNLRLLEAVGLPVRDRSLEVHIPQEARRQAAALLPGPSLLLNPFASCSARTYPPERAARAARLIAERAGLRVVVTGVAKDRERRQALLAELGELGVDLLGKTDLPTFAALIAEARLVLTNNTSALHLADAVRTPVLVTYSGTDYESQWRPRRTPALLLRRPTPCHPCYAFQCPFHLECLDIAPEEVAEAGLALLGQQSAASGFAVS
- a CDS encoding glycosyltransferase family A protein; amino-acid sequence: MTTLDILIPTCDRPGALAATLTSLTAQTAQPFRVVISDQGERAATERPEVQTALRVLDLHGCPVEVHRHLPRRGMAEQRQFLLEQGRAPYVLFLDDDLILETWVVKQLLGAIRRERCGFVGSAVIGLSYRADVRPHQQAVEFWEGPVTPETVRPGTPAWERYQLHNAANLLHVQERFAPTPEQTRLYKVAWVGGCVLYDRACLEAVGGFGFWRELPEEHAGEDVLAQGRVMARFGGCGVMPSGVYHLELPTTLPNREVDAPKVLEV
- the waaF gene encoding lipopolysaccharide heptosyltransferase II, whose protein sequence is MTDWSDARNVLAVRLDTLGDVLMTTPALRALKASARGRRVTLLTSPPGAAVARLVPEIDEVIVYEAPWLKATPPRASSAPDLEMIHRLRGQDFEAAAIFTVYSQNPLPSALLCFLADIPLRLAHCRENPYGLLTNWVRETEPEGGTRHEVQRQLDLVASIGAVTPDTRLSLRFSPGAALRVDERLAALGVNLARPWAVIHPGATAPSRRYPPESFAEVARRLAGRGLTLLLTGSGGEAELIADIRRMAGGVGHSLAGDLGLEELAALIARAPLLITNNTGPAHMAAALGTPVVDLYALTNPQHTPWQVPSRVLSHDVPCRWCYSSVCRTGHHLCLRGVTPEEVVAAALDLLTPTPLERVP
- the rfaE2 gene encoding D-glycero-beta-D-manno-heptose 1-phosphate adenylyltransferase, whose translation is MLLEHLEEFRHLRVAVIGEAMLDSYLYGTADRLCREAPVPIVALHGRHDVPGGAANAAVNAQTLGAAVEFLSVVGADTEGDLLLARLAAAGVDTSGVVRSAKRETLVKQRVMAASQILLRLDRGTEQGVTGADEEALLERLRAAFRRADAVIVSDYGYGILTPRVIGALAEEQARAPRVLVADAKELGRYRDVGVTAAKPNYGEALALLHEPPRYPPEERLAQVASWEEAVLEKTGARIVAVTLDVEGALVFERGQPAYRTFTQPHPNANATGAGDTFVSALALALAAGADTPAAADLASAAATVVVGRGGTTACTVAELRDFLTAESKVLDREALVARIQALRGEGRRIVFTNGCFDLLHRGHITYLNQAKALGDVLVVGLNDDDSVRRLKGPSRPINPAEDRAQVLAALSGVDYIVTFSEDTPARLIEALRPDVYVKGGDYTRETLPEAPLVESLGGEVRLLPYLEDRSTTGIIERVRRAYATGD
- a CDS encoding HAD-IIIA family hydrolase, with the protein product MRRAVFLDKDGTLIPDVPYNVDPALIRLSPGVGKALRALHGAGFALVVVTNQSGVARGLFPASALEGVEARLRELLAAEGVPLAGFYACPHHPGGAVAEYARDCDCRKPRPGLLRRAAAELDLDLGASWMVGDILNDVEAGRRAGCRTVLLDTGGETQWVPGPERTPHAHASTWPEVATAILTAQEEGRADALRTP
- a CDS encoding SDR family oxidoreductase, which translates into the protein MTQTQHPQTQPHADFSRSLAGQVALVTGGGSGLGAAICRVLAESGAQVFAADIQLPQAEQLANELTQAGHQVRAIPLDVRDENALERAVQQLEEECGHLDILINNAGTDVTVAIEELSVADIDRVLDVNLRGPFLLSRAALPAMKARGRGAIVNITSTAAKRAWPNATAYHASKWGLLGFSHALHVEARPHGVRVTAMVVGGMQTPFILERFPDTPLENLQDPRNVAEAVRYVLLQPEGTVVPEMTVIPLRETSWP
- a CDS encoding glycosyltransferase — encoded protein: MNRIALISEHASPLAALGGTDAGGQNVYVAQVARHLARLGYAVDVFTRRDAPHLPEVLEWVPGVRVVHVPAGPAAAIPKEHLLPLMPDFTRLMADFLTREGGYDLLHANFWMSGLVAADLGRQLGLPFVITFHALGKVRRLHQGEADGFPDDRFAIEERLVREANRIVAECPQDEADLRELYGADPARIVTVPCGFDPSEFSPQGRREARRRLGLDPDELTVLQLGRMVPRKGVDDAIRGFARAMRQLQQPARLLVVGGNSPDPDPRLTPELGRLQAVAREEGVADRVIFTGSRDRSALRDYYSAADVFISVPWYEPFGITPLEAMACGTPVLGARVGGIQHTVVDGETGYLVPPRDPDALGRRLAELLADAPLRERMGEAALLRVRTHFTWEGVARQLAEVYREVGREAGRTPQGLPSVSSTVERGFQELITALTHSRQELGPQIEAAAEAISECFGRGGKVLVCGNGGSAADAQHFAAELVGRFRVDGRRGLPVLALTADTAMLTAWANDVGFDDVFARQVEAFGGEGDLLLAISTSGRSPNVVAALQAARARGLTTVALLGGRGGDALALADLPLMVASSDTPRIQEVHILALHLICERVEERLGAALAAQLPATARLSPPTSPLIAAPLGARKGANV